One genomic region from Sorangium aterium encodes:
- a CDS encoding right-handed parallel beta-helix repeat-containing protein — protein MRGSTSVIQLARGCARIGGGLVAVATLACSGTIQVAGPPPEEAAPPPAQAKKPPAPAKAPEAPEQPTPAAVEPFVITRDSDEWVRQTMKVQARYERVLVVGAPAPAEIRVAALDLNARGAAAEPGELPVTRAFATLQEAADAARGGDLIAVLPGTYAGFSIGDKPSAGQESYIHFKAMGSPGEVVIDRGCAADPNWMIYLKAAHHVVIEGFRLAGSSAPGGQSAAEPKAGIMIDGAFGETSRLAHHIAIVGNLAHHHRMWGVHSTDSHTVLLQNNLFAFSAGEHGAYISDGSDDYVVRRNVFFGNNASGLQANLDPEASLDAVLEHPSFRDHPRKEPTRAWAAELMKRATERFGEHGFPDGRGVNFIIEQNVINGNGRSGGGAINLAGVSDSVIQNNLIYGNLASGIAQWDNANPFDRAYVEPGPRAPEQVTGPDALPLWGCRNNLIRNNTVVLSARARPALQCGNGSWGCRLRNNILVSDASPSIEVLSTSIYRFDAGHNVVTQVSYGGMPEGLKRLAAALPETRAITGITRARFATEVVRASEEPWVILDGGWWKLNPNRPDFRPKRSSKMLIGQGDAREVPARDLLGVERSGAELGALSPGPG, from the coding sequence ATGAGAGGATCGACAAGCGTCATCCAGCTGGCCCGTGGCTGCGCGCGCATCGGCGGCGGGCTCGTCGCGGTCGCCACGCTCGCGTGCAGCGGGACGATCCAGGTCGCGGGGCCGCCGCCCGAGGAGGCGGCGCCCCCGCCGGCGCAGGCGAAGAAGCCGCCCGCGCCAGCGAAGGCCCCCGAGGCGCCAGAGCAGCCGACGCCCGCGGCGGTCGAGCCGTTCGTGATCACGCGGGACTCCGACGAGTGGGTGCGTCAGACGATGAAAGTGCAGGCGCGGTACGAGCGCGTCCTCGTCGTCGGCGCGCCGGCCCCCGCCGAGATCCGCGTGGCCGCGCTCGATCTGAACGCGCGGGGCGCTGCGGCCGAGCCAGGTGAGCTCCCTGTCACGCGCGCGTTCGCCACGCTCCAGGAGGCGGCGGACGCGGCGCGCGGCGGCGATCTCATCGCCGTGTTGCCCGGGACGTACGCGGGGTTCTCGATTGGCGACAAGCCGAGCGCCGGTCAGGAGTCGTACATCCATTTCAAGGCGATGGGGAGCCCGGGCGAGGTCGTGATCGACCGGGGGTGCGCCGCCGACCCGAACTGGATGATTTACCTGAAGGCAGCGCACCACGTCGTGATCGAGGGCTTCCGCCTCGCTGGCAGCAGCGCGCCTGGCGGGCAGAGCGCGGCTGAGCCGAAGGCGGGGATCATGATCGACGGCGCCTTCGGCGAGACCAGCAGGCTCGCGCACCACATCGCAATCGTCGGCAACCTCGCCCATCACCATCGGATGTGGGGGGTTCACTCCACCGACAGCCACACGGTGCTCCTGCAGAATAACCTGTTCGCCTTCTCGGCGGGCGAGCACGGCGCCTACATATCCGACGGATCGGACGACTATGTGGTTCGTCGCAACGTGTTCTTCGGCAACAACGCGAGCGGGCTCCAGGCGAACCTCGATCCGGAGGCCTCTCTCGACGCGGTGCTGGAGCACCCGTCGTTCCGGGATCATCCGCGCAAGGAGCCGACCCGCGCCTGGGCCGCGGAGCTGATGAAGCGCGCGACGGAGCGGTTCGGCGAGCACGGGTTCCCGGATGGCCGCGGCGTGAACTTCATCATCGAGCAGAACGTCATCAACGGCAACGGGCGCAGCGGCGGCGGGGCGATCAACCTCGCAGGCGTGTCGGACTCGGTCATCCAGAACAACCTCATCTATGGCAACCTCGCCAGCGGGATCGCGCAGTGGGACAACGCGAACCCGTTCGACCGCGCCTATGTGGAGCCCGGCCCGCGCGCTCCGGAGCAGGTGACCGGGCCTGACGCGCTGCCGCTCTGGGGCTGCCGCAACAACCTGATCCGCAACAACACCGTGGTGCTGAGCGCGAGGGCCCGGCCCGCGCTCCAGTGCGGCAACGGGAGCTGGGGTTGCCGCCTGCGGAACAACATCCTCGTGAGCGACGCCTCGCCGTCGATCGAGGTGCTGAGCACGAGCATCTACCGGTTCGACGCCGGCCACAACGTGGTGACCCAGGTGAGCTACGGCGGCATGCCGGAGGGGCTGAAGCGCCTCGCGGCCGCGCTTCCGGAGACGAGGGCGATCACGGGCATCACGCGCGCGCGGTTCGCGACGGAGGTGGTGCGCGCGAGCGAGGAGCCGTGGGTGATCCTCGACGGGGGCTGGTGGAAGCTCAACCCGAACCGCCCGGATTTCAGGCCGAAGCGGTCGTCGAAGATGCTGATCGGGCAGGGCGATGCGCGCGAGGTGCCGGCGCGGGATCTGCTCGGCGTGGAGCGCAGCGGCGCGGAGCTCGGGGCCCTGTCGCCAGGGCCGGGCTGA
- a CDS encoding M50 family metallopeptidase — MVGWYFVGILGLALLMVVHEGGHFLAARAYGMRVLKFSIGFGPTFFKVVPKDGYYWFTTAADKVRVRLFRHDPVKHGPTVFQVAMIPFLAYVQIAGMNPLEEVDPEDKGSYANASLMGRIAAIFAGPLANYLFASVLFFASLMTGGKPYRLTDIGVVAGMPAAAANLKDGDRIVEIDGTPVQDWEKMAEIISRSPGRPLDVVVERAGERVQAKVTPANEGGAGKIGVMAIGPVQSAPVTAKEAVVLAVTKPPKVVQSLVVGLGQYLTGKVDGELGGPKRMIEETAHAAKRGWAEGLEFLGLLSAYLGAFNLIPFPALDGGRLMFLFYEAATRRRPNARIEAHIHLVGVFMLIGLMLYVTANDFGLGSK; from the coding sequence ATGGTCGGCTGGTATTTCGTAGGCATCCTCGGTCTCGCCCTGCTGATGGTGGTCCACGAGGGAGGGCACTTCCTCGCCGCGCGCGCTTACGGCATGCGCGTCTTGAAGTTCTCGATCGGCTTCGGCCCCACCTTCTTCAAGGTTGTCCCGAAGGACGGGTACTACTGGTTCACGACCGCCGCGGACAAGGTCCGCGTGCGGCTCTTTCGCCACGACCCGGTGAAGCACGGCCCCACCGTGTTCCAGGTCGCCATGATCCCCTTCCTCGCGTACGTGCAGATCGCGGGGATGAACCCCCTCGAGGAGGTCGATCCTGAGGACAAGGGCAGCTACGCGAACGCGAGCCTGATGGGCCGGATCGCCGCGATCTTCGCCGGTCCGCTCGCCAATTACCTGTTCGCGTCGGTGCTCTTCTTCGCGAGCCTGATGACGGGCGGCAAGCCCTACCGCTTGACCGACATCGGCGTGGTCGCCGGCATGCCGGCCGCGGCGGCCAACCTCAAGGACGGCGACCGCATCGTCGAGATCGATGGAACCCCGGTCCAGGACTGGGAAAAGATGGCCGAGATCATCTCCCGTAGCCCGGGCCGGCCGCTCGACGTCGTCGTGGAGCGCGCCGGCGAGCGCGTCCAGGCCAAGGTCACGCCGGCGAACGAGGGCGGCGCGGGCAAGATCGGCGTGATGGCCATCGGGCCGGTCCAGTCAGCGCCGGTGACCGCCAAGGAGGCGGTGGTCCTCGCCGTGACGAAGCCGCCGAAGGTCGTGCAGAGCCTGGTCGTCGGTCTGGGCCAGTACCTCACGGGCAAGGTCGACGGCGAGCTCGGCGGTCCGAAGCGGATGATCGAGGAGACCGCGCACGCGGCCAAGCGCGGGTGGGCCGAGGGGCTCGAGTTCCTCGGTCTGCTCTCGGCCTACCTCGGCGCCTTCAACCTGATCCCGTTCCCGGCGCTGGACGGCGGCCGGCTGATGTTCCTGTTCTACGAGGCCGCCACGCGGCGCCGGCCGAACGCCCGCATCGAGGCGCATATCCATCTGGTCGGCGTGTTCATGCTGATCGGGCTGATGCTCTACGTCACGGCGAACGACTTCGGCCTCGGGTCGAAGTAG